Genomic DNA from Nocardioides aquaticus:
GTGTCCTCCTCGCCGTAGAGCAGCAGCACCGGGCCGGCGAAGCCGGCGAGCACCGCGCTCGTGTCCGCCCGCGCCGCCAGCGCCCGCGCCACCCACGCCACCCCGTGCGGGTCGGCGGCCCGCACGATCCCGGCGACGAGCCTCACCAGGTCGGGCTGGTCGGCCCGCGCGGTCTCCCCCAGGCCGCCCTCGACCGCGTCCGCGACGGGCTCGGTGTCCCCGCGCCGCTCCAGCTCACCGGCCACGGCGAGGCGGTCGGCCGGCAGGTCGGGCGCCCCCACCCACGGCGTCGTGCTCGACAGCAGCAGCGCGGTGACCCGCTCGGGCGCGAGGTCGGCCAGCGCGAGCGCGACGTAGCCCCCGGTCGACACCCCGTGCACCGCGGCCCGCTCCACGCCCGCGTCGTCGAGGGCCCGCAGCACGGCGCGCGCCATCGCCTCCACCGACGGCTCGCCGACGGCCTGGTCCACGCTCCGCCCCAGCCCGGGCAGGTCGACCCGGACGACCCGCACCGCCGCGGCCAGGTGGGGCAGGACCCGGTCGAAGGTGGTCGAGTCCAGCGGGAAGGCGTGCAGCAGCACCAGGACCGGTCGCGTCGACCCGCTCCCCCGGCCGGGTCGGAGTCGTCGTACCAGGGCAGGTCCGTCCGCGCGCTCGTCATCGTGGCGACGGTAGCCAGCGCGGCCGCGCCCACCCCTCACCCCGGTACGCCCCCGGTGCGCCCCCGGTGCGCCCCCGGTGCGCCCCCCGGTCTTGCCACGCGGCGCCGGAGGGGACACGGTGGGGCGATGGACCTGGCCGACCCCGTCCGCCGCGCGGCGCTGCCCGCACTGGACACCCTCGTGGCCACCGCCGACGAGGGGCTGCACCCGTGGGTGCGTCGCCGGGTCTGCGCGGACGAGCGCCGCACGGCGCTGGCCGAGGAGCTGCGGTTCTGGCTCTGCACCGCCGCGCAGGACCTCGAGCACGCCCGCCGCTACGCCGACGCGGCGCCGCAGAGCGGCGAGCCCGCGGAGGCGTACCTCGACCGGTGGCTGCCGCTGGCCACCGGCGGCCACGTGCTGGCCGGTCCCCGCTACCTCGGCCGCGACCCCGACCTGCCGTTCGTCGGCGTCACCGCCTCCGACCGGGTGCTGCGGCCCGACGACGCCGGGGCGCTGCGCGAGGTGGCTCGTACGGAGTTCGGCGCCTTCGCCCCCGGCTTCGTCCTGCTCAGCACCGCCGACGACCTCGCCGGGGTCGCGTCCTGGCCGGGGGGCCGCCCGGAGATGCGCCAGGTCGTCGGCCGCCTCGGCGACCTCCGCGCGCGGCCGGTGCCCCCGTCGCTGACCACCACCCCGCGCCGCGACACCGCCTTCTACGGCGAGTACGAGCGGATCCACGCCGAGCACGTCGCCCGCGACCCCGCCCACGCCCGCCACACCCGCTGCGAGGACCGCGACGACCTCCGCGAGCTCGCCGAGGCGGGGCTGCTGCACGACGTCCGCGTCGACGGGACCTGGGCCGGGATCGTGGCCGCCGAGGCCGACGCGCGCCGCGGCCTGCACGGCGCCACGGTGGTCGAGCTGCTGCTCGACCACCCCTTCCGCGGCGCCGGCCACGGTGCCCACCTCTCGACCCTGCTGGCCCGGACGCTGCCGATGCCGAACGACCAGTACCTGCTGGGCACGATCCACGCCGAGAACGTCCCCGCCTACCGCGCGGCGCTGGCCGCCGGCCGTGTCGACGTGGGCGGCGAGGTCGTCCTGCCGCTGGACCCCGGGTGACCGTACGGCTCGTCGGCGCGGGGCTCCCGCGGACCGGCACGTCGTCCCTGCGCGCGGCGCTGCAGCTCCTGCTCGGCGGGCCGGTCTACCACATGCGGGAGGTCTTCGCGCGCCCCGAGCACGTGCCCACCTGGGTCGCTGCCATCCAGGGTTCGCCGCCGGTCTGGGACGACTTCCTGGCCGGGTACGTCGCCGGCGTCGACACCCCGTTCTCCAGCTGCTGGCGGGACCTGGCCGGGGCCTACCCGGACGCGCCGGTCCTCCTCTCGCACCGCGCCAGCGCCGAGGTGTGGCACCGCAGCATGGACGTCACGGTCCTGGCCCGCACCCGCGAGCTCCTGGCCGGCACCGACCCGGACGACCCGGACGGCCCTCTGGGCGACCCTCTGGCGCCGCTGTTCCGGGTGATGTTCGACGGCGTGATCACCGACGTCGACGACCCCGCCGACGCGATGGCCGGCTACGAGCGCCGGCTGGCCGAGGTGCGGGCCGCGATCGCGCCGGAGCGACTGGTCGAGTGGCAGCCCGGCGACGGGTGGGAGCCACTGTGCCGGGCCCTGGACCTCCCGGTCCCGGACGTCGCGTTCCCGCACGAGAACACCACCGCCGACTTCCTCGCCCGCGCCGAGCAGCGCGCCCGCGAGGCGTGACCGCGAGGCGTGACCGGACGGCCGTCACATCAGCAGCACGGCGGCGGTGACGCCGCCGAGGACCACCAGCACCCGGAACACCGTCGGCCGGAGCCGCCGACCGACCCGCGCCCCGACGTACCCCCCGCCGACCGAACCCGCCGCCAGCAGCCCGATCGCGGTCCAGTCCAGGTCGGCGAAGACCAGGAACACCGCGGTGGCCACGACGTTGCTGGCCAGGATCGCCAGCGTCTTGAGGCCGTTCACCACGCGCAGCTCGAGGTCGGTGCCCAGCCCCAGGACGGCCACCATCATCACGCCGGACCCGGCGCCGAAGTAGCCGCCGTAGACCCCGGTCAGGGTGGCGAAGACGGTGGTCACCGGGCCCATCTCCTCGCGCGGCGCCGCGTCCGGCCCCTGCCGGCGGCGCAGCCAGCCCGCCAGCCAGGGCTGGACGCCGACCAGCAGGCAGGTGAAGAGGATCAGCCACGGCACGACCACCTCGAAAACCCCCGGCGGCAGGAGCAGCAGCAGCCACGCCCCGCCGGCGGCGCCGACCATGCAGACCAGCAGGACCCGCAGCGTCGCGGCCGGGTTCTCCCGCAGCTCCTCGCGGTAGCCGAACGACCCCGACAACCCGGCCGGGACCAGCCCGACGGTGTTGGAGGCGTTGGCGACGACCGGCGGCAGACCGACCGCGACCAGCACCGGGAAGCTGACCAGCGAGGCCACGCCGATGGTCGAGATCAGCAGCCCCGCCCCGAGGCCGGCGACGAGGACGAGCAGCACGTCCGAGAGGTCGCCCGGGTTCACCGCGGGGCCGGATTCACGTGTCCCCGCGCAGCAGCGCCACGTCGCTGACCATCCCGACGTGGGCGTGCATCGCGGCCGCCGCCGCCTCGGGGTCGCCGGCCCGGATCGCCTCGGCGACCGCGCCGTGCCCGGCCAGGGAGGCCCGCGGGCGGCCGGGCTGGGAGAGCGACTCCAGCCGGGTCTCGGCGATCAGCGTGCTGATGGTGCGCATCATCTGCTCCAGCAGCGGCGAGTGCGCCGCGCTCGTCACGGAGGCGTGGAAGCGCTCGTCGCCCTCGACGCCGCGCCCGCCGGCCTCGACGTCGGCGGCCATCACGGCCAGCGCCTCGTCGATCGCGGCGAGGTCATCGGTCGTACGACGCTGCGCGGCCAGCGCGGCGAGCTTGGTCTCCAGGGCGTCCCGGGCGTCGATCACGTCCGGCAGCCGGTCGGCGTGCGCGCGGATGGCCTCGGTGATCTGGTCGGCCGGGTCGCCCAGCGGCGCCCGCCCGGCCGCCGCCCCGCGGACGCCCTGCTCGGTGACGACCGTGCCGTCGCCGTGACGGACCGCGACCACGCCGACCACCTCGAGCGCGACGAGGGCCTGACTGAGGGTGGCCCGGCTGACCCCGAGCCGGGTCGCCAGCTCGCGCTCGGCCGGGAGCCGGTCGCCGGCGGCGAGGTCCTGGGCGGCGATCCAGTCGGTGATCTGCGCGGCCACCTGCTCGTAGAGCCGGGCCCGGCTCACGCGCTGGGGGAAGGACCGGTCGGGCAGGGACGCCATGGCCGCACCCTATTGACAGATGGATCACATGCCTATTGGCTAGGCCACTGATCCACCGCGTGACCCCAGTCACAGGGCCCGCCGCTCGCGCGGCCCACGCGGTCCGGACGCCCCGCGGACCACCGTCCCCGGGCTCCTCGCACGAAAGGAACAACCATGGGTCCCGAGTGGGTCGCCATCCTGGCGCTCGTCGCCCTGTTCGTGGTCGGCACGGTGCTGCCGATCAACATGGGCGCCCTGGCCTACGTCGCCGCCTGGTTCGTGGGCATGTACGCCCTCGGCCTCGACGAGGCCGAGATCCTCGGCGGCATCTCGGCCAGCCTGGTGCTGACGCTGATCGGCGTCACGTACCTGTTCGCCATCGCGCGCCAGAACGGCACCGTGGACCTGATCGTGCGCAAGTCGCTCGGCCTGGTCGGCGGCCGGGTGGCCTTCATCCCGTGGGTGATGTTCGCGGTCACGGCCCTGATCACCTCGATCGGCGCGGCCAGCCCGGCCGCCTGCGCGATCATCGGCCCGATCGCGCTCGGCTTCGCCGGCCGCTACAAGATCAGCCCGCTGATGATGGGCATGTTCGTGGTCCACGGCGCCCAGGCCGGCGGGTTCTCCCCGATCAGCATCTACGGCACGATCACCAACTCGGTGATGATCGAGAACGGGCTCGGCGACGCCTCCATCACGATCTTCCTGTCCAGCCTCGTGGTCAACCTCCTGCTCGCCGCCGTGCTGTTCTTCGCCCTCGGCGGCACCAAGCTGATGTCGATGCGGATCGCGCCGGGCGACGAGGCCCTGGCCCCCAGCCCCCACCACGACGGCCCCCTGCACCGCGACCGCACCAGCGCGACGTCCGGGACCGGCGCGACGCCGACCACCGGCACCTCGCCCGCCGGCACCGCCGCCGCCGGCACGGTCACCACGGTCGACCCCGCCACGCTGGGCAGCACCCGCGACCACGTCCTGACGATCCTGGCCTTCGTGGCCGTCGCCGGCGTCGCGCTCGGCCTGGACCGCGACATCGGGCTGGCCGCCATCACCGCTGCGGTGGTGCTGTCGATCATCTCGCCGAACAAGTACAAGGACACGGTCAAGCAGATCGCCTGGCCGACCGTCCTGCTGGTGGCCGGCGTCAGCACCTACGCCACGATCCTGACCACCGCCGGCTCCCCTGAGGCCGTCGGCCTGTGGGCCGCCGGGCTCGGCGCGGCCGCGATCGGTGCGCTGATCCTCTGCTACGTCGGCGGCGTCGCCTCGGCGTTCGCGTCGTCCACCGCGCTGCTGCCGGTGATCATCCCGATCGCGATCCCGCTGATCGCCTCGGGCAACATCTCTGCAGGACTGTTCGTCGCCGCCCTGGCCGTGAGCTCGACCATCGTCGACGTCAGTCCCTTCTCCACCAACGGCGCGCTGATGCTGGCCAACCGGCCGGACTCCATCGGCGAGCAGACCTACTACCGACAGATCCTCACCTACAGCGTGATCGTGACCCTCGCGGGCCCGCTGCTGGTGTGGGCCGCCCTCGTCCTCCCCGGATGGTGATCCGCATGACCGACCAGACCTCCTCCACCCCGACCTCCTCGACCGGGGGCCCGCTCGCCGGCACCGTCGTCGTCGACCTCTCCCGTGCCCTCGCCGGGCCGCACGCCACGCAGATGCTCGGCGACCAGGGCGCCCGCGTGATCAAGGTCGAGACGCCGAACGGCGGCGACGACACCCGCAGCTGGGGCCCGCCGTTCGTGGGCGACGAGCACGTGTCGACGTACTTCCTGTCGACCAACCGCAACAAGGAGTCGATCACCCTCGACCTCAAGGACGAGGCCGACCGCGAGGTGCTGCTGCAGCTCGTCGACCGCGCCGACGTGCTGGTCGAGAACTACCGCACCGGCGTGCTCGAGCGGCTCGGGCTGGGCATCGAGAGCCTGACCGCGCGCAACCCGCGCCTGGTGGTGCTCTCGATCACCGGGTTCGGCCACGACGGCCCCGAGGGCGGGCGCGCCGGCTACGACCAGATCGCCCAGGGCGAGGCCGGCCTGATGTCGCTGACCGGGTCCGGCCCCGAGGACCCGCAGCGCGTCGGCGTCCCGATCGCCGACATGCTCTCGGGCATGTACGGCGCCTACGGCGTCCTCGCCGCCCTCCACGAGCGCGAGCGCACCGGCGTCGGCTCGGTCGTGCGCACCTCCCTGCTCGCCGCGGTCGTCGGCGTGCACGCCTTCCAGGGCACCCGGTGGACCGTCGCCGGCCAGGTCGGCCAGGCCCAGGGCAACCACCACCCCTCCATCGCGCCGTACGGGCTGTTCCGCTGCCGCGACGGGGCGGTCCAGATCTCGGTCGGCTCCGAGGGCCTGTGGCGCAAGTTCTGCGCCGGCTTCGACCTCGACCCCGAGGCCGAGGGCCTGGCGACGAACCCCGAGCGGGTCGGCAACCACGCCCGCGTCGTGGAGCTGGTCGAGACCGCGTTCGCCGACAGCGACGCCGAGCCGCTGCTGGCCCGGCTGGCCGAGGTCGGCATCCCCGCCGGCAAGGTCCGCACCCTCGACGAGGTCTACGCCTGGGACCAGGTGCACAGCCAGGGCCTGGTCATCGACGTCGAGCACCCCCAGCTCGGGACGATCACCACGCCCGGCCCGCCGCTGCGGTTCTTCGCCGGCGACGGCACCGAGGTGACCCACCGCGACCACGTCGCTCCCCCGACCCTGGACCAGCACGGCGCGAGCGTCCGCGCCTGGCTCGAGCAGACCCACCCGCAGTCCGAGGAGGGTCGCGCGTGACCCGACGCTGGCACGCGCGGGAGCTGATCGAGCTCGTCCTGGACGACGGCTCGTGGGAGTCGTGGGACGTCCCGGTCGACCAGGGCGAGGTCACCGACGAGTACGCCGCGCAGCTGCGCAAGGCCGCCGAGCGCTCCGGGGTCGACGAGTCGGTGATCACCGGGCGCGGCCGGGTCCGGGGCCGTGAGGTCGCGGTCGTGCTCAACGAGTTCGACTTCCTGGCCGGCTCGATCGGGCAGGCGGCGGCCGGCCGGATCGTCGCCGCGGTACGCCGGGCGACCGCGGAGGGTCTCCCCCTGCTGGCCTCGACCGCCAGCGGCGGCACGCGGATGCAGGAGGGCACCCCGGCGTTCGTCCGGATGATCGAGATCTCGCGGGCGCTGATGGCCCACCGGGCGGCGCGGCTGCCGTACCTGGTCCACCTGCGCAACCCGACCACGGGCGGCGTCTTCGCCTCGTGGGGCTCCCTGGCCCACCTGACCGTGGCCGAGCCGGGCGCGCTGGTCGGCTTCCTGGGCCCGAAGGTCTACGAGGCGCTCAACGACTCGGCGTTCCCCGAGGGCGTGCAGACGGCCGAGAACCTGTCGGCGCACGGCATCCTCGACGCGGTCGTGCCGGCCGAGGCGCTCACCGGCCTGGTCGACAACGCCCTGGCCACGCTCGTGGACGCCCCCACCGCGCCTCAGCTGGTCGCGGCGGCGCCCCTGGTCACCGAGGTGGCCGGCCTGGACGACCTCGAGCAGCTCGACGCCTGGGAGCACATCACCCGCTCCCGCAAGCCCGAGCGTCCCGGTGTCCGCGAGCTGCTGCGGGTCGCGGGCAGCAGGACCGTACGCCTGCGCGGGACCGCCGAGGGCGAGCGCGACAGTGCGGTGATCGTCGCCCTGACCCGCCTCGACGGACAGCCCTGCGTGATCGTCGGCCAGGACCGCTCGCGGCAGAGCGCGGCGCACCCGATGGGCCCGGCCGCGCTGCGCCAGGCCCGCCGCGGGATCCGGTTCGCCGAGGAGCTCGGCCTGCCGCTGGTCACCGTGATCGACACCCCCGGCGCCGAGCTGTCCCCGTCGGCGGAGGAGGGCGCGATCGCCGGCGAGATCGCCCGCTGCATCGCGGCCATGTCCACGCTGACCGTCCCGACGGTGGCGCTGCTGCTGGGCGAGGGCTGCGGCGGCGGTGCGCTGGCGCTGCTCGGCGCCGAGCACGTGGTGGCGACCGAGCACGCCTGGCTGGCCCCGCTGCCGCCCGAGGGTGCGAGCGTCATCGTCCGCGGCGACGCGTCGTACGCCGCCGAGATGGCCACGCACCAGCGGGTCCCGGCCGGCGAGCTGATGCGCGCCGGCATCGTGCACGCGATCGTCCCGGAGACCGGTGACGCCGAGACCTTCACCGCGAGCGTGGCCGCCGCGGTCGTCGGGCGGCTGCGCGAGGTCGGGGGGCGCTGAGGCCGCGTGCCCGGCCGTCTCAGCCCGCGTGCCGCGCCACCCACCGGTCCAGGTCGATCCCGGCCCGGTCGGCCGCGCGGCGCACGGCCGGCGACGTCAGGTCGGGGACCCGCACGACCTGCGGCTCGATGCCGCGGTCGAGGGCGGCGTACTGCGCCTGCGACGCCGCGATGTCCCGCGCCGGCACCCGGACGAGGCCGGTGCCGGCGCTCTTCGCGGCGGGCACCTGCGCGGCGACCGTCGGGAGGTAGCCCGACGCCTGCCCGGCCTTGTTCGGGTGGAAGCTCTCGACCACGGGGTTGGACAGCCCGTTGAGCCACTCGGCGTCGGCGCAGACGGCGTGGCCGACGAACCGGCCGGTCGGGTCGGCGAAGGCGAAACCGCGGGCGGCCGCGGCCTCGCGGAGGCGACGGTTCATCAGGTCCGCGGTGGCGTTCAGGCGGGTCATCTCGGCGCCGGAGAAGAAGGTGGCGGCGTTGCAGTCCTCGCCGCCGAAGATGCGCGGGTAGCCGACGACCACCACCCGGGCGTTCGCCGCCCGCGACCGGACGTCGGCGTACAACGACGACAGCCGCCCGGGCAGCGTGGTGTTGATGAAGGACTGCGCGCCGTCGACGGCCTTGTCGCAGCTCGCCGCCCACCAGGGCAGGGCGCACTTCGTCAGCACGTCGGCGAAGCCGGCGTCGTTGCCGCCGACCGAGACCGTCACGTACGACGTGGTGGATCCCAGCGCCCCCAGCTGGGCGGCGGTCACGTCGGGGATGGTCGCCCCGGAGCAGGCGCGGAAGTCGAGCGCGTAGCCGCGCTGGGCCGCGAGCAGGCTCGGGAACGCCGAGGTCGACCGGAGGCAGTCGGTGCCGTCGGCGACGTACGAGCGGGTGCCGGTGCCCGAGGAGTAGGAGTCGCCGAGCGCGACGTACGACGGCGCGGCCGCTGCGGCGGGCGGGGTCCCGCCGGCGGGGGCGAGCAGGCCCGCGGCCAGGGCGAGCGTGCCCAGGCCGGCGAGGGCGCTGCGGCGCACGGAGATGAGGCGGAGGGATGGGAGGCGACGACGTGCCACGAGGGCTCCGATCGGAGGGGTCGCCCCGATGCGACCCGGGTGTGAGACGTGTATCACACCCGGGGTCGGCTCCCGGCCGGTCAGGCCAGGGCGGAGCCGGACCCCCCGTGGGAGGCCACGCGGGCCAGGGTGACCAGGTCGGCGCCGGTACGCCCGGGCCAGCCGTGCACCCGCTCTACCCACTCCTCGGGCACCGACGTGGCGCCCCACTTCGCGCCCAGCAGCGCCCCCGCGATCGCGGCCACGGTGTCGGTGTCGTCGCCGATCCGGATGGCGGCGTGCAGCGCGTCCTGCAGGTGCTCACCGGCGTGGCCGTGGCTGGCCGGCGTCAGCACGATGGCCGCCGTCGCCGCCTGGAGCGCGGTGACGGTGAAGCCGTTCGGGGTGAAGTCGGCAGCGGGTCCGGCGAGCGCGTCGTCGATCCAGCGGGCCCAGTCGGCGCGGCGCTCGGGCGGCAGCAGGTCGAGGCCGCCGCGCACGTCGGTCTGACCGCCGACCACGGCCACCCGGATCGCCTCGCACCAGAGCACGCAGGAGTCGGCCGCCAGCGGGTCGGCGTGGGTCAGGGCGGCCACGGCGCGTGCGGCCTCGGCGAGCTTCACCCGGTCGTCGAGGTGGGCCAGCGCGACCGCACCGGTGCGCATCAGGGCGCCGTTGCCGGCGGACCTCTCGTGCTCGGCGGCGTAGTCCGCGGCGACCTGGGTCATCAGCGCACCCGGCGCGACGTCGTCGGTGAGCCGGTCCCGGGTCGCGCCCAGGACGGCGGAGGTCTGCACCCCGATGTCGGCCGGACCGGAGTCGTACCAGGCCAGGAAGCCCGTGGCGATCGCGTCGAGAGCCTCGGGCGACGTCAGGTCGGCGCCGGTCGCGGCGACGTCGGCGATCGCCACGGCCATCGCGGTGTCGTCGCTCCACTCCCCCGGTGCGAACCCGCCGAGCCCGCCCCCGGTCATCTCGGCCGCCTCGCCGGCGCCCGGCGGGGTCGCGAACTCGTACGGCACCCCGAGCGCGTCACCGCACGCCTGGCCGATCAGCACCCCCGCGGCCCGGTCGCTCTGCACGTCGTCGAGTCCGTCGGTCGCTGAAGCCATCGGGCCACTATGGGTGCCGCGCGGTGCGGCGGTCTACCGGCGCGGGGGCGTGTCACCCGCAGGGGTAGCGCGGCCGGCCTCAGTAGTCGACCTCCACGATGTCGACCGCGAGGGGACCTACGGCGGCGGCGCGCGGATCGAGCTCGATCGTCCAGGTCCCGGCCTGGGGGCCGGTGCGGATCGTGGTCAGCACCCGCCCGCTCCGGTGCGGCAGGTAGAGGGAGTCGGCCGCGACCG
This window encodes:
- a CDS encoding alpha/beta fold hydrolase, coding for MQPLVGGGHEGVQCGQRRAADGVGQVHRPTVSPPAPRGKTGGRTGGAPGAHRGRTGVRGGRGRAGYRRHDDERADGPALVRRLRPGRGSGSTRPVLVLLHAFPLDSTTFDRVLPHLAAAVRVVRVDLPGLGRSVDQAVGEPSVEAMARAVLRALDDAGVERAAVHGVSTGGYVALALADLAPERVTALLLSSTTPWVGAPDLPADRLAVAGELERRGDTEPVADAVEGGLGETARADQPDLVRLVAGIVRAADPHGVAWVARALAARADTSAVLAGFAGPVLLLYGEEDTEVPAGTVEQMAALRPASLVTTVEVLPRTGHLLALERPAEAARAMLDLVVGA
- a CDS encoding sulfotransferase family protein, yielding MTVRLVGAGLPRTGTSSLRAALQLLLGGPVYHMREVFARPEHVPTWVAAIQGSPPVWDDFLAGYVAGVDTPFSSCWRDLAGAYPDAPVLLSHRASAEVWHRSMDVTVLARTRELLAGTDPDDPDGPLGDPLAPLFRVMFDGVITDVDDPADAMAGYERRLAEVRAAIAPERLVEWQPGDGWEPLCRALDLPVPDVAFPHENTTADFLARAEQRAREA
- a CDS encoding sulfite exporter TauE/SafE family protein, which translates into the protein MNPGDLSDVLLVLVAGLGAGLLISTIGVASLVSFPVLVAVGLPPVVANASNTVGLVPAGLSGSFGYREELRENPAATLRVLLVCMVGAAGGAWLLLLLPPGVFEVVVPWLILFTCLLVGVQPWLAGWLRRRQGPDAAPREEMGPVTTVFATLTGVYGGYFGAGSGVMMVAVLGLGTDLELRVVNGLKTLAILASNVVATAVFLVFADLDWTAIGLLAAGSVGGGYVGARVGRRLRPTVFRVLVVLGGVTAAVLLM
- a CDS encoding FadR/GntR family transcriptional regulator: MASLPDRSFPQRVSRARLYEQVAAQITDWIAAQDLAAGDRLPAERELATRLGVSRATLSQALVALEVVGVVAVRHGDGTVVTEQGVRGAAAGRAPLGDPADQITEAIRAHADRLPDVIDARDALETKLAALAAQRRTTDDLAAIDEALAVMAADVEAGGRGVEGDERFHASVTSAAHSPLLEQMMRTISTLIAETRLESLSQPGRPRASLAGHGAVAEAIRAGDPEAAAAAMHAHVGMVSDVALLRGDT
- a CDS encoding SLC13 family permease translates to MGPEWVAILALVALFVVGTVLPINMGALAYVAAWFVGMYALGLDEAEILGGISASLVLTLIGVTYLFAIARQNGTVDLIVRKSLGLVGGRVAFIPWVMFAVTALITSIGAASPAACAIIGPIALGFAGRYKISPLMMGMFVVHGAQAGGFSPISIYGTITNSVMIENGLGDASITIFLSSLVVNLLLAAVLFFALGGTKLMSMRIAPGDEALAPSPHHDGPLHRDRTSATSGTGATPTTGTSPAGTAAAGTVTTVDPATLGSTRDHVLTILAFVAVAGVALGLDRDIGLAAITAAVVLSIISPNKYKDTVKQIAWPTVLLVAGVSTYATILTTAGSPEAVGLWAAGLGAAAIGALILCYVGGVASAFASSTALLPVIIPIAIPLIASGNISAGLFVAALAVSSTIVDVSPFSTNGALMLANRPDSIGEQTYYRQILTYSVIVTLAGPLLVWAALVLPGW
- a CDS encoding CaiB/BaiF CoA transferase family protein, coding for MTDQTSSTPTSSTGGPLAGTVVVDLSRALAGPHATQMLGDQGARVIKVETPNGGDDTRSWGPPFVGDEHVSTYFLSTNRNKESITLDLKDEADREVLLQLVDRADVLVENYRTGVLERLGLGIESLTARNPRLVVLSITGFGHDGPEGGRAGYDQIAQGEAGLMSLTGSGPEDPQRVGVPIADMLSGMYGAYGVLAALHERERTGVGSVVRTSLLAAVVGVHAFQGTRWTVAGQVGQAQGNHHPSIAPYGLFRCRDGAVQISVGSEGLWRKFCAGFDLDPEAEGLATNPERVGNHARVVELVETAFADSDAEPLLARLAEVGIPAGKVRTLDEVYAWDQVHSQGLVIDVEHPQLGTITTPGPPLRFFAGDGTEVTHRDHVAPPTLDQHGASVRAWLEQTHPQSEEGRA
- a CDS encoding carboxyl transferase domain-containing protein — encoded protein: MTRRWHARELIELVLDDGSWESWDVPVDQGEVTDEYAAQLRKAAERSGVDESVITGRGRVRGREVAVVLNEFDFLAGSIGQAAAGRIVAAVRRATAEGLPLLASTASGGTRMQEGTPAFVRMIEISRALMAHRAARLPYLVHLRNPTTGGVFASWGSLAHLTVAEPGALVGFLGPKVYEALNDSAFPEGVQTAENLSAHGILDAVVPAEALTGLVDNALATLVDAPTAPQLVAAAPLVTEVAGLDDLEQLDAWEHITRSRKPERPGVRELLRVAGSRTVRLRGTAEGERDSAVIVALTRLDGQPCVIVGQDRSRQSAAHPMGPAALRQARRGIRFAEELGLPLVTVIDTPGAELSPSAEEGAIAGEIARCIAAMSTLTVPTVALLLGEGCGGGALALLGAEHVVATEHAWLAPLPPEGASVIVRGDASYAAEMATHQRVPAGELMRAGIVHAIVPETGDAETFTASVAAAVVGRLREVGGR
- a CDS encoding SGNH/GDSL hydrolase family protein — its product is MRRSALAGLGTLALAAGLLAPAGGTPPAAAAAPSYVALGDSYSSGTGTRSYVADGTDCLRSTSAFPSLLAAQRGYALDFRACSGATIPDVTAAQLGALGSTTSYVTVSVGGNDAGFADVLTKCALPWWAASCDKAVDGAQSFINTTLPGRLSSLYADVRSRAANARVVVVGYPRIFGGEDCNAATFFSGAEMTRLNATADLMNRRLREAAAARGFAFADPTGRFVGHAVCADAEWLNGLSNPVVESFHPNKAGQASGYLPTVAAQVPAAKSAGTGLVRVPARDIAASQAQYAALDRGIEPQVVRVPDLTSPAVRRAADRAGIDLDRWVARHAG
- a CDS encoding ADP-ribosylglycohydrolase family protein; the protein is MASATDGLDDVQSDRAAGVLIGQACGDALGVPYEFATPPGAGEAAEMTGGGLGGFAPGEWSDDTAMAVAIADVAATGADLTSPEALDAIATGFLAWYDSGPADIGVQTSAVLGATRDRLTDDVAPGALMTQVAADYAAEHERSAGNGALMRTGAVALAHLDDRVKLAEAARAVAALTHADPLAADSCVLWCEAIRVAVVGGQTDVRGGLDLLPPERRADWARWIDDALAGPAADFTPNGFTVTALQAATAAIVLTPASHGHAGEHLQDALHAAIRIGDDTDTVAAIAGALLGAKWGATSVPEEWVERVHGWPGRTGADLVTLARVASHGGSGSALA